A window of the Bdellovibrio sp. ZAP7 genome harbors these coding sequences:
- a CDS encoding DOPA 4,5-dioxygenase family protein gives MEKSYKVNSKLLPEGFPRQFDAHIYFEKDQLAFAEELRNKAIVSFKDQVVFTGQLIPEPIGPHPTPMFEINFPKEKFTDVVLWLMHERGDLSVLVHELTGDDHYDHTQAAMWLGPQLDLNYDVFKD, from the coding sequence ATGGAAAAGTCTTACAAGGTAAATTCGAAGCTGCTGCCGGAGGGATTTCCGAGACAGTTTGATGCGCATATTTACTTTGAGAAAGACCAACTCGCGTTTGCGGAAGAACTTCGTAATAAAGCGATTGTCTCATTCAAGGATCAAGTGGTTTTCACCGGGCAGCTGATTCCTGAACCAATTGGTCCTCATCCGACTCCAATGTTTGAAATTAATTTTCCCAAAGAGAAATTCACAGACGTGGTACTATGGTTAATGCACGAGCGCGGTGATTTATCGGTGCTGGTGCATGAACTGACGGGTGATGATCATTACGATCATACTCAAGCGGCTATGTGGTTGGGTCCGCAATTGGATTTAAACTACGACGTTTTTAAAGACTAA
- a CDS encoding alpha-ketoglutarate-dependent dioxygenase AlkB, translating into MFKPKGKSQGARGPAFKNNSRGGKPGSRNGDERKAASNLIYEQNYISPREKEEILKYLSTLYPIWEMRYSKNNPPPENQKQRPLLRPVYWLGNWQFACLNYYHPPKGIYNRCVSAERYPPVLEYLVSKIESLVKEKFDPRDIPRGWTLNTCLINYYGNQVQEDGKKIDCARVGEHKDFEPGPVASISFGERALFQFVSSKGTESKSDVVLQQWLDDRSLQIFGGEKFKKQLFHRVQRVEDKADQIFPLNDITNFETRRINFTFRYVPDEHIVPFRKLSEEAQDDVRQYMEKLAEKSPFFKSQL; encoded by the coding sequence ATGTTCAAACCCAAAGGCAAATCTCAGGGCGCTCGCGGCCCGGCTTTCAAAAACAATTCCCGTGGTGGCAAGCCCGGCTCTCGCAATGGCGACGAGCGCAAAGCCGCGTCGAATCTGATTTACGAGCAAAATTACATCAGCCCACGGGAAAAAGAAGAGATCCTGAAATACTTGAGCACGCTTTATCCGATCTGGGAGATGCGTTACTCGAAAAACAATCCTCCCCCTGAAAACCAAAAGCAAAGACCCCTTTTGCGCCCGGTTTATTGGTTGGGGAACTGGCAATTTGCCTGCTTGAATTACTATCATCCACCTAAAGGAATCTATAACCGTTGTGTCTCGGCAGAGCGCTATCCTCCGGTTTTGGAATACCTGGTGAGCAAAATTGAAAGCTTAGTGAAAGAGAAATTCGATCCTCGCGATATTCCGCGTGGTTGGACTTTGAACACGTGTTTGATCAATTATTATGGAAATCAAGTTCAAGAAGACGGCAAAAAAATCGACTGCGCCCGCGTGGGAGAACACAAGGATTTCGAACCAGGCCCGGTGGCTTCCATTTCATTTGGCGAGCGCGCACTGTTTCAATTTGTTTCCAGCAAAGGCACTGAATCCAAATCAGACGTCGTCTTGCAACAATGGCTCGATGACCGTTCTTTGCAAATCTTTGGTGGCGAGAAATTTAAGAAGCAACTTTTCCACCGCGTCCAACGCGTGGAAGATAAAGCCGATCAAATTTTTCCACTGAACGACATCACGAATTTTGAAACTCGCAGAATCAATTTCACATTCCGCTATGTTCCTGACGAGCACATCGTGCCTTTCAGAAAACTCTCTGAAGAGGCCCAAGACGATGTTCGCCAGTATATGGAAAAACTCGCGGAAAAATCGCCTTTCTTTAAGTCCCAACTCTAA
- the rlmN gene encoding 23S rRNA (adenine(2503)-C(2))-methyltransferase RlmN, whose translation MELNEGLSPALAPINYADDDVAKPLENKAANFYSMTLEDLKAYLKGKGKEQFRAQQIFKWVYEQRVTDPEQMTNLSKDFRAELPKLLSFELPKILTHLKSVDGTQKFLFDMGDNQSVESVVIPSEGRLTLCISSEVGCNIGCKFCFTGKQKLKRRLRTEDIVGQFMQVHDSLSEGQRITNIVFMGMGEPLDNPEAVFKTIDVIHSPWGINLSRKKITVSTSGIVPEMWRIADAKVRLAVSLNAPTDEIRTQVMPINKKWNTTMLLDACKQYTDKTGDKVTFEYVMLKGVTDSIENARQVAKLTRGVPCKINIIPFNEHPGAPYERPSDATIEAFHTELNRLGCHVLLRRSMGRDIFAACGQLNSTHKEENATMDISNSKLAGMPKAKRELMAEHKAEHAAKNAAFAAMSFENETELQ comes from the coding sequence ATGGAATTGAACGAAGGCCTGAGCCCTGCTCTTGCACCTATCAACTACGCTGACGACGACGTCGCAAAACCCCTAGAAAATAAAGCCGCAAATTTCTATTCCATGACCTTGGAAGATTTGAAAGCTTACCTAAAAGGTAAAGGCAAAGAGCAATTCCGCGCTCAACAAATCTTTAAATGGGTTTACGAACAACGCGTGACAGATCCAGAACAAATGACGAATTTGTCCAAGGACTTCCGCGCGGAACTTCCAAAGCTTCTTTCTTTCGAACTTCCTAAAATTTTGACTCACTTGAAATCCGTCGATGGAACGCAGAAGTTTCTATTTGATATGGGCGACAACCAAAGTGTGGAGTCCGTGGTGATTCCTTCTGAAGGTCGTCTGACTCTTTGTATTTCTTCTGAAGTGGGTTGCAACATCGGTTGCAAATTCTGTTTCACGGGCAAGCAAAAATTGAAACGCAGACTTCGTACTGAAGACATCGTTGGTCAGTTCATGCAAGTTCATGACTCTTTATCTGAAGGTCAACGCATCACCAATATCGTGTTCATGGGTATGGGCGAGCCACTTGATAACCCAGAAGCAGTTTTCAAAACGATCGACGTGATCCATTCTCCATGGGGTATTAACTTGTCCCGTAAAAAAATCACAGTATCCACTTCGGGTATCGTTCCAGAAATGTGGCGTATCGCTGATGCGAAAGTTCGTTTGGCGGTAAGCTTGAATGCGCCGACAGATGAAATCCGCACCCAAGTGATGCCGATCAATAAAAAATGGAACACGACAATGTTGTTGGATGCTTGTAAGCAGTACACTGACAAGACAGGCGACAAGGTCACTTTCGAGTATGTGATGCTAAAAGGCGTTACGGACTCCATCGAGAACGCTCGTCAGGTCGCGAAGCTGACTCGTGGTGTGCCATGCAAAATCAATATTATTCCATTCAATGAACATCCAGGTGCTCCCTACGAGCGTCCTTCGGATGCGACTATCGAAGCTTTCCACACGGAATTGAACCGTTTGGGTTGCCACGTTCTTCTTCGCCGTTCTATGGGACGCGATATCTTTGCAGCTTGCGGTCAATTGAACAGCACGCACAAGGAAGAAAACGCAACGATGGATATCTCCAATTCCAAATTGGCGGGTATGCCGAAAGCGAAACGTGAGTTGATGGCAGAGCATAAAGCGGAGCATGCAGCGAAAAATGCGGCATTTGCTGCGATGAGCTTTGAAAACGAAACGGAACTTCAATAG
- a CDS encoding Glu/Leu/Phe/Val dehydrogenase, producing MDHKIEPLYDGPLFRNAIQTLDESAKIINCDPNVLERLKRPRRCITVSVPVRMDDYSVKVFTGYRVQYSPTLGPYKGGIRYHQNVDLQEVVGLAALMTFKNSVLGLPLGGAKGGITVDPTKLSRTEKQNLTRRYASEIGPFVGPTKDIPAPDVGTDPQTMAWFMDTYSQEQGGFAQPGVVTGKPVEIGGSLGRNHATGLGVVYVAEKAFEVCKMNMKGSTIAIQGFGNVGSFAAKFAYDRGARIVAVSDVSGGIFNGDGLDIPEVLEYIKAHKFLKGYPKATPISNEDLLEVKCDALFPCALENQIDTHNAEKIQAKIIVEGANGPITNAATKILSKRGVFIAPDVIANGGGVIVSYFEWVQDTMALFWDEDEVNAKLKTLITKAFDKGYAMSKEKNVDMRSAAMAVSVQRLEKAMLLRGLYPR from the coding sequence ATGGACCACAAGATTGAGCCCCTGTACGACGGGCCGTTGTTCAGAAACGCTATCCAAACTCTAGATGAATCCGCAAAAATTATTAACTGTGACCCAAACGTTCTTGAGCGCCTAAAACGCCCTCGTCGTTGTATCACTGTTTCCGTTCCAGTTCGTATGGACGATTACTCTGTGAAAGTATTCACAGGCTACCGTGTTCAGTACTCTCCAACGTTGGGACCCTACAAGGGCGGTATCCGTTATCACCAAAACGTAGATCTTCAAGAAGTTGTGGGTCTTGCTGCTTTGATGACTTTCAAAAACTCTGTTCTTGGTCTTCCATTGGGTGGCGCAAAGGGTGGTATCACTGTTGATCCAACTAAATTGTCACGCACTGAAAAACAAAATCTGACTCGTCGTTATGCTTCTGAAATTGGACCATTCGTTGGACCAACTAAAGACATCCCAGCTCCAGACGTGGGCACTGATCCACAAACTATGGCTTGGTTCATGGACACTTACTCTCAAGAGCAAGGTGGCTTTGCGCAACCGGGTGTTGTAACTGGTAAACCAGTTGAAATCGGCGGTTCTTTGGGTCGTAACCACGCTACAGGTTTAGGCGTTGTTTACGTTGCAGAGAAAGCTTTCGAAGTTTGCAAAATGAACATGAAGGGCTCCACTATCGCGATCCAAGGTTTTGGTAACGTGGGTTCTTTCGCTGCTAAATTTGCTTACGATCGTGGCGCACGCATCGTTGCAGTTTCTGACGTTTCCGGTGGTATCTTCAACGGTGATGGTCTTGATATCCCTGAAGTACTTGAGTACATCAAAGCTCACAAGTTTTTGAAGGGCTATCCAAAAGCAACACCAATCAGCAACGAAGACTTGCTTGAAGTTAAATGTGATGCTTTGTTCCCATGCGCTCTTGAAAACCAAATCGACACTCACAACGCTGAAAAAATCCAAGCGAAAATCATCGTTGAAGGTGCGAACGGTCCTATCACGAATGCAGCTACAAAAATTCTTTCTAAACGTGGCGTGTTCATCGCTCCAGACGTTATCGCCAACGGTGGCGGCGTAATCGTTTCTTACTTTGAATGGGTTCAAGACACGATGGCGTTGTTCTGGGATGAAGACGAAGTAAATGCTAAATTGAAAACTCTTATCACTAAAGCTTTCGACAAAGGTTACGCAATGTCGAAAGAAAAGAACGTGGATATGAGATCTGCTGCGATGGCGGTTTCTGTTCAGCGCCTTGAAAAAGCGATGCTTTTGAGAGGTCTTTACCCTCGCTAG
- a CDS encoding PfkB family carbohydrate kinase, whose protein sequence is MSEILVVGSLAYDSIQTPSGKADRALGGSANYFSLAASLFSKVRVVGVVGEDYDQKDYDLLNNRGVDLAGLSKVPGKTFHWAGSYEGDMNEAKTLNTELNVFEHFNPQLPEHYKDSSFVFLANIAPELQLQVLSQVKQPKFVGLDTMNLWINIKKDALLEVVKKVNLVLINEGEAKMLTGASNAISAAPMITAMGPSAVVIKRGEYGFAMYTKESGYFILPAMPIPTVIDPTGAGDTFAGGFFGYIAAQKEVPTVNTLKQACIMGSMMASHTIQDFSVKALSKVTLPDLEKRLAEYKKVITV, encoded by the coding sequence ATGTCTGAAATTTTAGTAGTAGGAAGCCTTGCATACGATTCAATTCAAACTCCATCAGGCAAAGCAGACCGTGCTTTGGGTGGTTCTGCGAATTATTTCTCTTTGGCAGCGTCTTTGTTTTCAAAAGTGCGTGTTGTCGGTGTTGTGGGTGAAGACTACGACCAAAAAGATTACGATCTTTTGAACAACCGTGGGGTTGATTTGGCAGGTCTTTCAAAAGTTCCAGGTAAGACATTCCACTGGGCGGGTTCCTACGAAGGCGACATGAACGAAGCGAAAACTTTGAATACAGAGTTGAACGTTTTTGAACACTTCAATCCACAATTGCCAGAGCATTACAAAGATTCGTCTTTCGTTTTCCTTGCAAATATTGCTCCTGAACTTCAATTGCAAGTTTTGTCGCAAGTAAAACAACCTAAGTTTGTGGGTCTTGATACAATGAACCTTTGGATCAACATCAAGAAAGACGCTTTGCTTGAAGTTGTGAAAAAAGTGAACTTGGTATTGATCAATGAGGGCGAAGCAAAAATGCTGACGGGCGCTTCGAATGCGATCTCGGCAGCTCCAATGATCACAGCCATGGGGCCTTCCGCTGTTGTTATCAAACGTGGCGAGTACGGTTTCGCTATGTACACAAAAGAATCTGGTTACTTCATCTTGCCGGCAATGCCGATCCCGACAGTGATCGACCCAACGGGTGCGGGTGATACGTTCGCCGGTGGTTTCTTCGGTTACATCGCAGCACAAAAAGAAGTTCCAACAGTGAACACTTTGAAACAAGCGTGCATCATGGGTTCCATGATGGCATCTCACACGATCCAAGATTTCTCAGTCAAAGCACTTTCAAAAGTAACTTTGCCAGACTTGGAAAAACGCCTAGCAGAATACAAAAAAGTTATCACAGTTTAG
- a CDS encoding MarR family winged helix-turn-helix transcriptional regulator codes for MNKQLLLQNQLCFPIYAASRLITQLYGEHFKAFDLTYPQYLVFLVLWEKSPRKVTEIADLLMLDTGTVTPLIKRMEKRGWIVRKRSAKDERSVDVQLTSEGRKLEKHFATLPEKLLCDVDCKKGELQTLHKTLNKLNEQMKITLEGGHHE; via the coding sequence ATGAACAAGCAACTTCTTTTGCAAAATCAGCTTTGTTTTCCGATCTACGCGGCTTCTCGCCTGATCACGCAGCTTTATGGTGAACACTTTAAAGCTTTTGATCTGACGTATCCGCAGTACTTGGTCTTTTTGGTTTTGTGGGAGAAATCTCCTCGTAAGGTGACCGAAATCGCTGACTTACTGATGCTGGATACGGGAACAGTAACGCCTTTGATTAAGCGCATGGAGAAACGTGGTTGGATCGTGCGCAAACGTTCTGCCAAAGACGAGCGCTCGGTTGATGTGCAGCTCACCAGTGAAGGACGCAAGCTTGAAAAACATTTCGCCACCCTTCCGGAAAAACTACTTTGCGATGTGGATTGCAAAAAGGGCGAGCTGCAAACATTGCACAAAACTTTGAATAAACTTAATGAGCAAATGAAAATAACCTTAGAAGGAGGTCATCATGAGTAA
- a CDS encoding trypsin-like serine protease yields the protein MRFNLLKQLTSILTVNPPRASLSVLIALLSFSSLQASAITGGSSVKPNTSVALRTVGIFNVKTANACSGTLIAKDVVLTAGHCVISKKENLIVIFDTHFPNKVGETDKIDPRNIRTIRAMAFHDDFKNLDEAGSDYGDIGIIKLTSPAPENYLITPLLKDVSNIRPSDTVTLAGFGYSSEKTIVTDRNYPGVDAAVSEGRGYCNNYKTKCYVTEVNGDGELREVQVTIETLRDKDMVLNESNQKATCSGDSGGPAFVEINGKTLLAGVTSRTLTDNDCGSAQGVKTLVPHYFTWIKQMIQAM from the coding sequence ATGAGATTCAACCTATTGAAGCAACTGACTAGTATTTTGACAGTGAACCCGCCAAGGGCGTCACTCTCCGTTTTAATCGCTCTTCTGAGCTTTTCAAGCCTTCAGGCTTCGGCAATTACTGGCGGCAGTTCTGTTAAGCCCAATACCTCTGTGGCTTTACGCACGGTGGGTATTTTCAATGTGAAAACAGCCAACGCCTGCTCGGGAACTTTGATTGCAAAAGACGTGGTTTTGACTGCGGGCCACTGCGTGATCTCTAAAAAAGAAAATCTGATTGTTATTTTCGATACTCATTTCCCGAATAAAGTCGGTGAAACAGATAAAATCGACCCTCGAAATATTCGCACGATCAGAGCTATGGCTTTTCACGATGATTTCAAAAATCTTGATGAAGCTGGCAGTGACTATGGAGATATCGGCATTATCAAACTGACGTCCCCCGCTCCTGAAAATTACCTTATCACTCCCCTTCTGAAAGACGTATCGAATATCCGTCCTTCCGACACCGTGACTTTGGCGGGATTTGGTTATTCTTCAGAAAAAACCATTGTTACAGATCGCAATTATCCGGGTGTCGACGCAGCTGTCAGCGAGGGCCGAGGTTATTGCAATAACTATAAAACAAAGTGCTATGTCACCGAAGTTAACGGTGATGGCGAGCTTCGCGAAGTACAAGTCACAATCGAAACTTTGCGCGACAAAGATATGGTCCTTAACGAAAGCAACCAAAAAGCCACATGCAGTGGTGACTCTGGCGGTCCGGCATTTGTCGAGATTAATGGCAAAACTCTGCTTGCAGGGGTAACAAGCCGTACGCTGACTGACAATGACTGTGGTTCTGCTCAAGGTGTGAAGACTTTGGTTCCCCACTATTTCACTTGGATCAAACAAATGATCCAAGCTATGTAA
- a CDS encoding organic hydroperoxide resistance protein: MSKLYTAVATATGGRNGKVESSDGVLNLEVRIPKEMGGSGGAFTNPEQLFAAGYAACFDSALNFVAMQQKTKITSSVTADVGIGPNDSGGFALAVKLRAKIEGVERAIAQQLLETAHKVCPYSNATRGNVPVEIELV; this comes from the coding sequence ATGAGTAAGCTCTATACAGCAGTTGCGACCGCAACTGGCGGACGCAACGGAAAAGTAGAAAGCTCTGACGGAGTCCTAAATCTTGAAGTACGTATTCCCAAAGAAATGGGCGGATCTGGTGGCGCGTTCACCAATCCAGAGCAGCTTTTCGCTGCTGGATATGCTGCTTGCTTTGACAGCGCGCTGAACTTCGTAGCCATGCAACAGAAGACCAAAATAACGTCTTCCGTAACTGCTGACGTGGGCATTGGTCCTAACGATAGCGGTGGCTTCGCCCTGGCAGTTAAGCTGCGTGCGAAAATCGAAGGTGTCGAGCGTGCAATCGCTCAGCAACTTCTGGAAACGGCTCACAAAGTATGCCCATATTCCAATGCCACTCGTGGCAACGTTCCCGTCGAGATCGAACTAGTCTAA
- a CDS encoding GMC family oxidoreductase N-terminal domain-containing protein: protein MGISRRSFLKTGFIGGLLGVIGTRTALAEPQVKVVPLKIKYTPLANPISDLRERYDVVVIGSGYGGSVSAARLAGRCRVAILERGPERPPGSFSENFEDVRNDIRCKKNPFGLFEVHANHEMDVLNGNGLGGTSLINAGALVRPDRETVRSPEWPQALVEEVHSGQFEKYYSRVKSMLQGQAYDPRRMNSAKVRAHEYASHELGVDLKFPPVAVNLYGQQAQQSGVTQPKCIECGNCCSGCNTGAKNTLNMNYLPLAKNQGAEVFTQIEVLWIEKLTAGYRIHCLYVSESGEKSRKSVLANQVIVSAGTMGSTKLLLNSQARGLSLSEKLGRRFSGNGDVLGLSFNTAFRTNAIGFSSASRIRVDMKPGAVIYSIADYRNKKNLFDRFIIEEGTFPGAFTIPLRLAMGVAKFRISAARYLRVGRDITLSKDIEKGALNYSMVYLGMGHDRADGKLQLDRKGRIRVRWPEVKYDPIYPTIDRAMKAQSRALGGNFVMNPRTLIINGKNLVTVHPLGGCVMADSVNNGVVNHLGQVYQADGSLHAGLYVLDGSIVPTALGVNPLLTISALSERAIERMQIT from the coding sequence ATGGGGATTTCTCGTCGATCTTTTCTAAAAACTGGTTTTATCGGTGGGCTGTTAGGGGTGATTGGTACGCGCACAGCCTTGGCGGAGCCGCAGGTTAAAGTTGTTCCTCTGAAAATTAAATACACGCCTCTGGCGAATCCTATTTCGGATTTGCGGGAGCGGTATGATGTTGTCGTCATTGGTTCTGGATATGGTGGATCTGTGTCTGCTGCGCGATTGGCGGGGCGTTGTCGTGTGGCGATTTTAGAGCGAGGACCTGAGAGGCCGCCCGGAAGTTTTTCTGAAAATTTTGAAGACGTTCGTAACGATATTCGCTGTAAGAAAAATCCATTTGGGTTGTTTGAAGTTCACGCGAATCACGAGATGGATGTTTTAAATGGGAATGGTTTGGGCGGAACTTCTTTGATCAATGCCGGGGCTTTGGTTCGTCCCGATCGCGAAACAGTTCGCTCGCCCGAATGGCCGCAAGCTTTGGTAGAAGAAGTTCATTCAGGGCAGTTTGAAAAGTACTATTCTCGAGTGAAAAGTATGCTGCAAGGCCAGGCTTATGATCCTCGGCGGATGAATAGCGCAAAAGTGCGAGCCCATGAATATGCGTCTCATGAACTCGGTGTGGATTTGAAGTTCCCGCCGGTTGCAGTGAATCTGTATGGCCAACAGGCACAACAATCTGGAGTGACTCAGCCAAAATGCATTGAGTGTGGAAACTGTTGTTCCGGTTGTAATACCGGAGCAAAAAACACTTTGAATATGAACTATCTGCCGCTTGCGAAAAATCAGGGTGCTGAAGTCTTCACACAAATCGAAGTTTTGTGGATTGAGAAGCTAACTGCCGGATATCGAATTCATTGTCTGTATGTTTCAGAGAGCGGTGAAAAGAGTCGCAAATCTGTTTTAGCGAATCAAGTGATCGTGTCTGCGGGAACTATGGGTAGCACCAAGCTACTACTAAACTCTCAAGCGCGCGGATTAAGTCTGTCAGAAAAGTTGGGGCGAAGATTTTCCGGGAATGGTGATGTGTTGGGTCTTTCCTTTAATACCGCCTTTCGCACGAATGCGATTGGATTCTCCTCGGCCAGTCGGATTCGCGTGGATATGAAGCCGGGTGCGGTTATTTATTCGATAGCAGACTATCGTAACAAAAAAAATCTGTTCGATCGCTTTATTATCGAAGAGGGAACTTTTCCTGGTGCATTCACAATTCCTTTGAGGCTTGCCATGGGCGTTGCAAAGTTTCGTATCTCTGCAGCTCGCTATTTGCGAGTCGGTCGCGACATAACACTTTCCAAAGACATTGAAAAAGGGGCTTTGAATTACTCGATGGTTTACTTGGGTATGGGACATGATCGAGCCGATGGAAAACTACAACTGGATCGCAAAGGACGTATCCGCGTTCGCTGGCCCGAAGTAAAATATGATCCCATTTATCCGACGATTGATCGCGCGATGAAAGCGCAGTCCCGAGCCCTTGGCGGAAATTTCGTGATGAATCCCAGAACTTTAATTATCAACGGGAAAAACCTGGTGACGGTTCATCCTTTAGGTGGATGTGTTATGGCGGACTCGGTGAATAACGGTGTCGTTAATCATTTGGGGCAAGTTTATCAAGCAGACGGCAGTTTGCATGCGGGACTTTATGTTTTAGACGGATCGATTGTGCCGACGGCGCTCGGGGTGAATCCGTTGTTAACGATATCAGCCTTGTCCGAGCGAGCGATTGAAAGAATGCAGATTACATAG
- the rfaE1 gene encoding D-glycero-beta-D-manno-heptose-7-phosphate kinase, which translates to MTAPVQATLGPQEKDLLIKQIPALKGKKILIIGDVGLDEYVMGQVRRISPEAPVPVLEVDGEDKRLGLAANVAQNVASLGGIPMMVSVVGHDMGASLLKELSEKNGVSWHYMIVDKHRPTTRKTRIMTGHHHLVRVDYEMKKYLSEETEQKLLAMVEKHVGEADGVIIEDYAKGVVSRNVVEKVAAICKKAGKRLMVDPNPNHPGTHYQGIDLIKPNYNEAVALTGYSFDDLKDNPNKVVEVGRALQRVTGAKEVVMTRGKDGMTIFSGDQITEVPTYAQKVFDVTGAGDTVIAALALGLVSGLSLVHSCMLANNAAGVVVGKVGCVPCEIPELIEYINEVH; encoded by the coding sequence ATGACAGCACCTGTTCAAGCTACATTAGGCCCACAAGAAAAAGACCTTCTGATTAAGCAGATCCCTGCTTTGAAGGGTAAAAAAATCCTCATTATCGGGGACGTGGGTTTGGATGAGTACGTCATGGGACAAGTTCGTCGTATCAGCCCCGAAGCTCCAGTCCCAGTTCTTGAAGTTGACGGCGAAGACAAACGCTTGGGCCTTGCTGCCAACGTTGCACAAAACGTCGCAAGCCTTGGTGGCATTCCGATGATGGTTTCTGTTGTTGGTCACGATATGGGCGCAAGTTTGCTGAAAGAATTAAGCGAAAAGAACGGCGTAAGCTGGCATTACATGATCGTAGATAAACATCGTCCAACAACACGTAAGACTCGTATCATGACGGGGCACCATCACCTTGTTCGTGTCGACTATGAAATGAAGAAATATCTTTCTGAAGAGACAGAGCAAAAGCTTTTGGCGATGGTTGAAAAACATGTCGGCGAAGCTGATGGTGTGATCATCGAAGACTATGCGAAAGGTGTGGTTTCTCGTAACGTCGTGGAAAAAGTCGCGGCAATTTGTAAAAAAGCTGGAAAACGTCTGATGGTGGACCCGAATCCAAATCATCCGGGAACTCATTATCAAGGTATTGATTTGATCAAACCGAATTATAACGAAGCCGTGGCTTTGACAGGTTATAGCTTTGATGATTTGAAAGATAATCCAAATAAAGTCGTAGAAGTAGGTCGCGCTTTGCAACGCGTGACGGGTGCTAAAGAAGTCGTAATGACTCGCGGAAAAGACGGTATGACGATATTTTCTGGCGATCAAATCACTGAAGTTCCAACATACGCACAAAAAGTATTCGACGTGACTGGTGCCGGTGACACAGTTATCGCAGCATTAGCGCTTGGCTTGGTATCCGGTCTTTCCTTGGTTCACAGCTGCATGCTGGCCAACAACGCCGCAGGCGTAGTGGTAGGCAAGGTAGGCTGCGTCCCATGTGAAATCCCGGAATTGATCGAATACATCAACGAAGTACACTAA
- a CDS encoding aminoglycoside phosphotransferase family protein yields the protein MISRDSNLYKNIVTTWKAPGEAWLSQFDSHILKIQQLWNLEPIKPIDNLSFHFVGASKRKSDGLEVVVKTGCDIESLDRERQWLRHFNGVAAQVIESDKALGATLLERLVPGTTLKHSKHLSDDEQTVIIANLIRELNSRTVTSGAFKHIADLAKDLDVLKGAVDDRMIDKARRIIAELTLDRSQDRLLHGDLHHDNILQHKYSWKVIDPHGYVGDPTFEMAVMMYNPLDAYPVHRPLRKTLERRMAILNEQINFDLQRMKAWTFAAAMISTAWDYGDTKKLLGIPFLIAQELRS from the coding sequence TTGATCTCTCGTGATTCAAATCTCTATAAAAATATTGTGACCACCTGGAAGGCCCCGGGCGAAGCCTGGCTTTCGCAATTTGATTCTCACATCCTTAAAATTCAACAGCTTTGGAATCTGGAACCAATTAAACCCATCGACAATTTGTCATTCCACTTCGTGGGCGCTTCAAAACGTAAATCTGATGGTTTGGAAGTCGTGGTAAAAACCGGTTGTGATATTGAATCCCTAGATCGCGAGCGCCAATGGCTGCGCCATTTCAACGGAGTCGCAGCTCAAGTTATAGAGTCTGATAAGGCCTTGGGTGCCACGTTGCTGGAGCGTCTGGTGCCTGGTACGACGTTAAAGCATTCTAAACACTTGAGTGACGACGAACAGACCGTCATCATCGCCAATCTCATCAGAGAGCTAAACTCCCGCACGGTCACCAGTGGGGCCTTCAAACATATCGCGGATCTTGCAAAAGACCTGGATGTGTTAAAGGGGGCCGTCGATGATCGCATGATAGATAAAGCTCGCCGTATTATTGCAGAGCTGACCTTGGATCGCAGTCAGGATCGCCTGCTTCATGGGGATCTTCATCACGACAATATTTTGCAACATAAGTATTCCTGGAAAGTCATTGATCCCCACGGCTATGTCGGTGATCCGACATTTGAAATGGCCGTGATGATGTACAATCCTCTGGATGCTTATCCCGTCCATCGACCTTTAAGAAAAACACTGGAGCGTCGTATGGCGATTCTCAATGAGCAGATCAACTTCGATTTGCAAAGAATGAAGGCGTGGACCTTTGCTGCGGCAATGATTTCAACAGCTTGGGATTATGGCGATACGAAAAAGCTATTAGGCATTCCCTTTTTGATTGCTCAAGAGTTGCGATCCTGA